Proteins encoded within one genomic window of Streptomyces sp. NBC_01314:
- a CDS encoding winged helix-turn-helix transcriptional regulator, translating to MSRKRAQDTNVCGVTAAIAVIEGKWKTSLLWMLESGPHRPGELRRMLPGLSEKVLTQALREMETDRLVHREVHDVLPLKTVYSLTPFGRELSEALGPLSDWGHRRLDTLTGAEGEAEHEIASRPAS from the coding sequence ATGTCGCGCAAGCGTGCCCAGGACACGAATGTCTGCGGGGTGACCGCGGCGATCGCAGTGATCGAGGGAAAGTGGAAGACGTCGCTGCTCTGGATGCTGGAGTCCGGCCCGCACCGCCCGGGCGAGCTGCGCCGGATGCTGCCGGGCCTCAGCGAGAAGGTTCTGACTCAGGCGCTCCGCGAGATGGAGACCGACAGGCTCGTGCACCGGGAGGTGCACGACGTGCTGCCGCTGAAGACCGTGTACTCCTTGACCCCGTTCGGCCGCGAACTCTCCGAGGCGCTGGGACCCTTGTCGGACTGGGGGCACCGACGCCTGGACACGCTGACCGGGGCCGAGGGTGAGGCCGAGCACGAGATCGCGTCCCGACCCGCCTCGTGA
- a CDS encoding antibiotic biosynthesis monooxygenase, with protein MSIVKINVLTVPAEQREVLEKRFASRAGVVESSDGFEWFELLRPVDGTDKYLVYTRWRDEVAFQAWMEGPMKQAHQGGGDRPKPAASDSNVWTFEVLQQTGPKTGS; from the coding sequence ATGAGTATCGTCAAGATCAATGTCCTCACGGTCCCTGCCGAGCAGCGCGAGGTGCTGGAGAAGCGGTTCGCTTCCCGTGCCGGGGTGGTCGAGAGTTCCGACGGCTTCGAGTGGTTCGAGCTGCTGCGCCCCGTCGACGGCACCGACAAGTACCTCGTCTACACCCGCTGGCGCGACGAGGTCGCCTTCCAGGCATGGATGGAGGGCCCCATGAAGCAGGCCCACCAGGGCGGCGGCGACCGCCCCAAGCCGGCCGCCTCCGACTCGAACGTCTGGACCTTCGAGGTGCTCCAGCAGACGGGCCCGAAGACCGGGTCCTGA
- a CDS encoding peptidoglycan-binding protein, producing MVPKTLRLGDDDPEVTELQLRLRQLGIYNGDIDESYDSQVEQAVLVYQSSRGITKDQDEQGVYGLVTRERLESETKRP from the coding sequence GTGGTTCCCAAGACGCTCCGCCTCGGCGACGACGACCCCGAGGTCACCGAACTCCAGCTCCGGTTGCGCCAGTTGGGCATCTACAACGGCGACATCGACGAGAGCTACGACAGCCAGGTCGAACAGGCCGTCCTCGTCTACCAGAGCAGCCGCGGCATCACGAAGGACCAGGACGAGCAGGGCGTCTACGGCCTGGTCACCCGGGAGCGACTGGAGTCCGAGACGAAGAGGCCGTGA